A single genomic interval of Candidatus Eisenbacteria bacterium harbors:
- a CDS encoding DinB family protein: MNKAQMSAFWEHFRGVQGITVRAIEAIPADKVDARPCKDMRTPRELLVHMYNMMRYAADGAAKGNIGYVDSKDDPVTLEKVKTKDDLVRYATESWNIADRAVASMSDAQLQAMVPTQWGMPFPGAICITIIYDEHLHHRGQLYAYLRQLGVEPPFMWSFDQNAPEYQPKQVQQA; the protein is encoded by the coding sequence ATGAACAAGGCACAGATGAGCGCGTTTTGGGAACACTTCCGCGGAGTCCAGGGCATCACGGTCCGGGCGATCGAGGCGATCCCGGCCGACAAGGTCGATGCCCGTCCGTGCAAGGACATGCGAACGCCCCGCGAGCTGCTCGTGCACATGTACAACATGATGCGCTACGCGGCGGACGGCGCGGCCAAGGGGAACATCGGATACGTCGACTCGAAGGACGACCCCGTCACGCTGGAGAAGGTGAAGACGAAGGACGATCTCGTGCGCTACGCCACGGAGTCCTGGAACATCGCCGACCGCGCGGTGGCGTCCATGAGTGATGCGCAGCTCCAGGCGATGGTCCCGACGCAGTGGGGGATGCCCTTCCCGGGCGCCATCTGCATCACGATCATCTACGACGAGCACCTGCACCACCGGGGCCAGCTCTACGCGTATCTGCGCCAGCTCGGCGTGGAGCCCCCCTTCATGTGGTCCTTCGATCAGAACGCCCCCGAGTACCAGCCGAAGCAGGTGCAGCAGGCGTAG
- a CDS encoding DUF1326 domain-containing protein, whose translation MLRLSLAFAFGLVLLASGSALAADAKAPTWNMNATIIEACSCPMFCQCYFDDKPAAHAGHEGHGAGEHFCKFNNVFQVNKGSYGGTKLDGAKFWVAGDLGASFSDGEMDWAVLHFDPAVTPQQREGVVAVLGHLYPVKWKSFTMGADAPVEWSYTKDRAVAKLDGGKMGEVILNRSPGMTDQPVVIQNLKYFGAPRNNGFVMMKNEVEAYRTGDKPYEYKGTNGFMITFDINHKDVKPKG comes from the coding sequence ATGCTCCGACTCTCCCTCGCATTCGCCTTCGGTCTCGTCCTCCTGGCGTCCGGCTCCGCGCTCGCCGCCGACGCGAAGGCGCCGACCTGGAACATGAACGCCACGATCATCGAGGCCTGCTCGTGCCCGATGTTCTGCCAGTGCTACTTCGACGACAAGCCGGCCGCGCACGCGGGCCACGAAGGCCACGGCGCGGGCGAGCACTTCTGCAAGTTCAACAACGTCTTCCAGGTGAACAAGGGCTCCTACGGCGGGACGAAGCTCGACGGCGCGAAGTTCTGGGTCGCAGGCGACCTGGGCGCGAGCTTCAGCGACGGGGAGATGGACTGGGCGGTGCTCCACTTCGATCCGGCCGTCACGCCGCAGCAGCGTGAGGGGGTCGTGGCCGTGCTCGGGCACCTGTACCCCGTGAAATGGAAGTCCTTCACCATGGGCGCGGACGCTCCGGTGGAGTGGAGCTACACGAAGGACCGCGCCGTGGCGAAGCTGGACGGCGGGAAGATGGGAGAGGTGATCCTGAACCGGAGCCCGGGCATGACCGACCAGCCCGTCGTGATCCAGAACCTCAAGTACTTCGGCGCGCCGCGGAACAACGGCTTCGTCATGATGAAGAACGAGGTCGAGGCCTACCGCACCGGCGACAAGCCGTACGAGTACAAGGGCACGAACGGCTTCATGATCACCTTCGACATCAATCACAAGGACGTGAAGCCGAAGGGCTGA